In Leptospira ellinghausenii, the following proteins share a genomic window:
- a CDS encoding TolC family protein, which produces MNVYYKIGIYLSLLFVTSILSEEMKVAQASEALRRQLTDENPRTSLGATLYPDDQKYTRDIDLETAESLLWKNNLLLIASRFQIDVKKAGILQAGLYANPNIAIDQSIYAEPTQRYFDTTRSGQSVVQVQQVFLLGGKIDKRVKVAELNAKISEQEFYDLTRALITKLRRTFYTIYFYKKAVVFYDQSIASIEKTVESSELAYKRRALLQAEHLRLKALLFFLKKEREDLAIKVYEREAELKVLLNDDMYRDARVEFSPKINEKQLDSIVPNNVKLEDLVEIARENRPDLKKALQTLRYEEANLELQYANAIPDLSFGPVYNRGGTAFQNYWGVTAQLTVPLFDRNQGNIQAAEKAILVRKQELKNNILEVENEVAVAYQSARIKDALYKRFIDAYIKDYGSLSLDMIMSYEKKYITILEFADFFETYRSSVVEMLKLQTDRMEAIENVNYAVGKGIFIPKSENQTYPKSEE; this is translated from the coding sequence ATGAACGTTTATTACAAAATCGGCATCTACCTTTCGCTTCTCTTTGTGACATCCATTCTTTCAGAAGAAATGAAAGTCGCACAAGCAAGTGAGGCTCTCAGGAGACAACTAACGGATGAAAACCCAAGGACTTCCCTTGGGGCTACATTGTACCCAGATGACCAAAAATATACCAGAGACATTGATTTAGAAACCGCTGAATCCTTGTTATGGAAAAACAACTTACTCCTCATCGCATCACGTTTCCAAATCGATGTTAAAAAGGCTGGAATATTACAAGCAGGGTTATATGCAAACCCTAACATTGCTATTGACCAAAGTATTTATGCGGAACCTACTCAAAGGTATTTTGATACAACTCGTTCGGGTCAATCTGTTGTCCAAGTACAACAAGTATTTTTGCTCGGTGGTAAAATTGATAAACGTGTTAAAGTTGCTGAACTCAATGCAAAAATTTCTGAACAAGAATTTTATGACTTAACAAGAGCACTCATTACAAAACTCAGAAGGACTTTTTATACAATTTATTTCTATAAGAAGGCTGTGGTTTTTTATGACCAAAGTATTGCTTCCATCGAAAAAACAGTAGAGTCTTCCGAACTTGCTTACAAACGAAGGGCTCTGTTACAAGCAGAACACTTACGCCTTAAAGCATTATTATTCTTTCTGAAAAAAGAGAGAGAAGACTTAGCAATTAAAGTCTACGAAAGAGAAGCTGAATTAAAAGTACTACTCAATGATGATATGTATCGAGATGCTAGGGTTGAATTTTCTCCTAAAATCAATGAAAAACAATTAGATTCCATTGTTCCAAATAATGTAAAACTCGAAGATTTAGTTGAGATTGCTCGTGAGAATCGACCTGACCTTAAAAAAGCATTACAAACATTACGTTATGAAGAAGCAAATCTAGAACTCCAATACGCAAATGCAATTCCTGATTTATCCTTTGGTCCTGTATATAACAGAGGTGGAACAGCATTTCAAAATTATTGGGGGGTAACTGCACAGTTAACAGTTCCATTATTTGATCGTAACCAAGGGAATATCCAAGCAGCAGAAAAAGCAATTTTAGTTCGTAAACAAGAACTAAAGAACAATATCTTAGAAGTGGAAAACGAAGTAGCGGTTGCTTACCAATCGGCTCGTATCAAAGACGCTTTATACAAACGATTCATTGATGCTTATATCAAGGATTACGGGAGTTTATCTTTGGATATGATTATGAGTTATGAAAAGAAATACATCACGATCCTAGAGTTCGCTGACTTCTTTGAAACATACCGATCCAGTGTTGTTGAGATGTTAAAACTCCAAACGGATCGAATGGAAGCCATTGAAAATGTAAATTATGCAGTGGGAAAAGGAATCTTTATCCCCAAATCCGAAAACCAAACTTATCCAAAATCTGAGGAATAA
- a CDS encoding efflux RND transporter periplasmic adaptor subunit, protein MLVTLKSLNQKAKILLMSGVILIVVAVLFLVFSKSTKPVHKHPEKAEVFDDGLRIEFKPNSPGLEIVKSTVIGGGGEFVSLEAPARLIASTSPSVSNGSRIILFESAELNDLYVGYIHAKNKLHRSNKNLNRIKDMFVHRVATEKDLVESETDSGNDAAELAEFEGKLRAQGLNPSELSTAGSLKAWIITDVPESQISTLKKGRKVKVVFASFPDEEFIGTAEAIGDNVDPLTRTAKMRIIVVNEKYRLKPGMFGVVKFPEQTGGDSVVLPYTAIVTVEGKNYVFVEEKPLTFKRREVVLGISTKERVNIIEGLSPGEKVAIQGSILLKGLSFGF, encoded by the coding sequence ATGTTAGTTACCTTAAAATCGTTAAATCAAAAAGCAAAAATCCTCCTGATGTCCGGAGTTATATTAATTGTAGTCGCTGTTTTGTTTTTGGTATTTTCCAAAAGTACAAAACCTGTTCACAAACATCCTGAAAAGGCTGAAGTATTTGATGATGGATTGCGAATTGAATTTAAACCCAATAGTCCAGGCCTTGAGATCGTAAAGTCAACAGTCATTGGTGGTGGCGGAGAGTTTGTAAGTTTAGAAGCACCTGCAAGGCTAATCGCATCCACTTCTCCATCAGTGAGTAATGGCTCCCGAATCATTCTCTTCGAATCAGCAGAGTTAAACGATTTGTATGTCGGTTATATCCATGCAAAGAATAAACTCCACAGGTCCAATAAAAACCTAAATCGTATCAAAGATATGTTTGTTCACCGAGTAGCGACAGAAAAAGATTTGGTCGAATCTGAAACTGATTCTGGTAACGATGCAGCAGAACTTGCAGAATTCGAAGGAAAACTTCGAGCGCAAGGATTAAATCCAAGTGAATTAAGCACTGCAGGAAGTTTAAAAGCTTGGATCATTACGGATGTTCCTGAATCACAAATCTCTACCTTAAAAAAAGGAAGAAAGGTAAAAGTGGTTTTTGCTTCTTTCCCTGATGAAGAGTTTATTGGAACTGCGGAAGCCATTGGGGATAACGTGGACCCATTAACGAGAACTGCAAAAATGCGTATCATCGTGGTGAATGAAAAGTACAGATTAAAACCAGGTATGTTTGGTGTTGTAAAATTTCCTGAACAAACTGGTGGAGATAGTGTTGTATTACCTTATACTGCAATCGTAACTGTTGAAGGTAAAAACTATGTGTTTGTCGAAGAAAAGCCATTAACATTCAAAAGACGAGAAGTTGTTTTGGGAATCTCAACAAAAGAACGAGTGAATATTATCGAAGGACTTTCTCCTGGTGAAAAAGTAGCGATCCAAGGTTCCATATTATTAAAAGGTCTCAGTTTTGGTTTCTAA